A genome region from Tolypothrix sp. PCC 7712 includes the following:
- a CDS encoding NFACT family protein, whose amino-acid sequence MQPVDFTTLTAACSELRTYWLPSRTEQVFQRDRYTISIALRTLKQRGWLEISWHPQAARICIGNPPPRVPDTFTFSQQLIHQLGGLALVGIEAIAPWERVIDFQFARRPQESALYHVYVEIMGKYSNVILTDANNLIITAAHQVSQQQSSVRPIQTGQTYETPPKLTGPVPSVSESVQRWQERVSLVPGAIKRQLLKSYSGLSASLVESMVRSANIPPETTTDSLTPEDWQRLFQQWQVWLEALQVEKFYPAWMDDGYTVMGWGGVTPAKDTQELLNRYYTDQLNEQVFAQLRHQLNQKLNNILAKLRLKANTFAERLQQSDRADEYRHKADLLMANLHNWEAGMKEITLPDFETNLPVAIALQPDKNAVQNAQSLYKQHQKLKRARAAVEPLLAEVNTEIEYLEQVEAAIAQIEKYQTPEDLQALEEIRDELIGQRYLEDPEYRNRTTNEDSSSNFHRYRTPSGFEVLIGRNNRQNDQLTFRVAGDYDLWFHAQEIPGSHVLLRLEPGAVPEEADLQFTANLTSYYSRARQSDQVPVVYTQPKYVYKPKGAKPGIAIYKQERILWGQPQSIVKGQTL is encoded by the coding sequence GTGCAACCAGTTGATTTTACTACCCTCACCGCTGCTTGTAGCGAACTTCGCACTTACTGGTTACCATCCAGAACAGAGCAGGTTTTCCAGCGCGATCGCTATACTATTTCTATCGCCTTACGTACCCTCAAACAGCGGGGTTGGCTAGAGATTTCTTGGCATCCCCAAGCTGCACGCATCTGCATTGGTAATCCGCCGCCACGGGTACCAGATACTTTTACTTTTAGTCAACAACTTATACACCAATTGGGTGGTTTGGCATTAGTAGGTATTGAAGCGATCGCACCTTGGGAGCGTGTTATCGATTTCCAATTTGCTCGTCGTCCCCAAGAAAGCGCATTATATCACGTTTACGTGGAAATTATGGGGAAATACAGCAATGTCATCCTCACCGATGCTAACAATCTAATTATCACTGCCGCCCATCAAGTTAGTCAGCAACAATCTAGCGTCCGTCCCATCCAAACCGGACAAACTTATGAAACTCCACCGAAACTCACTGGCCCAGTTCCTAGTGTGAGTGAATCTGTACAACGCTGGCAAGAACGAGTGAGTTTAGTACCAGGAGCGATTAAGCGTCAGTTGCTCAAAAGTTATAGTGGTTTAAGTGCATCGCTGGTAGAATCAATGGTGCGATCAGCAAATATACCACCAGAAACAACCACCGATAGCCTGACACCGGAAGATTGGCAAAGATTGTTTCAACAATGGCAAGTATGGCTAGAAGCATTACAAGTAGAAAAGTTTTACCCTGCTTGGATGGATGATGGATACACCGTCATGGGTTGGGGTGGAGTAACACCAGCAAAGGATACACAAGAACTACTCAACCGCTACTATACCGACCAACTCAACGAACAAGTATTTGCTCAACTCCGCCATCAGCTGAACCAAAAACTAAATAATATCTTGGCAAAATTACGGCTAAAGGCAAACACCTTTGCAGAACGCTTGCAACAATCAGATAGAGCCGATGAATATCGCCACAAAGCCGATTTATTGATGGCTAACTTGCATAACTGGGAAGCAGGGATGAAAGAAATTACCCTTCCTGATTTTGAAACTAACTTACCAGTAGCGATCGCTCTGCAACCAGATAAAAATGCGGTGCAAAATGCTCAAAGCCTTTATAAACAGCACCAAAAGCTGAAACGCGCACGTGCTGCGGTCGAACCACTACTTGCAGAAGTGAACACAGAAATAGAATACTTAGAGCAAGTAGAAGCTGCGATCGCTCAGATAGAAAAATATCAAACACCTGAAGATTTACAAGCGCTCGAAGAAATCCGCGATGAGCTAATTGGACAACGGTATCTAGAAGACCCAGAATACCGCAACCGTACTACTAACGAAGATAGTAGCAGCAACTTTCATCGTTATCGTACTCCCAGCGGCTTTGAAGTATTAATTGGTCGCAACAATCGCCAGAATGACCAATTAACTTTTCGGGTAGCTGGAGATTATGACTTGTGGTTCCACGCACAAGAAATTCCTGGTAGTCATGTCTTACTGCGGTTAGAACCAGGCGCAGTCCCTGAAGAAGCCGATTTGCAATTTACTGCCAACCTTACTTCCTACTATAGTCGCGCTCGTCAAAGTGACCAAGTGCCAGTAGTATACACTCAGCCAAAGTACGTCTACAAACCTAAAGGTGCGAAACCTGGAATTGCCATTTACAAGCAAGAGCGTATCCTGTGGGGACAACCACAATCAATAGTAAAAGGTCAAACTTTGTAA
- a CDS encoding glycosyltransferase family 4 protein, protein MNATTEQRIALISVHGDPAIEIGKEEAGGQNVYVRNVGEALARLGWQVDMFTRQVSAEQETIVQHSPFCRTIRFQAGPLEFVPRDNLFVYLPEFIEKFRQFQQENGITYHLVHTNYWLSSWVGMQLKKIQGSKQVHTYHSLGAVKYNTIDNIPAIASKRLAVEKEVLETAETIVATSPQEKQHMRSLVSTKGNIDIIPCGTDIRQFGSIDREAARAKLGIASDAKVVLYVGRFDPRKGIETVVRAVGASKLRGSENLQLIIGGGSTPGNSDGIERDRIEGIIDELGMKEMTSLPGRLCQTVLPTYYAAADVCVVPSHYEPFGLVAIEAMASGTPVIASDVGGLQFTVVSEKTGILAPPRDVPAFTDAIDRILMNPEWREQLGKAARERVISKFSWDGVASQLSELYTQLLEQPVVPDLVPALVSSLEKSVAQPAAQVSKEPALQR, encoded by the coding sequence ATGAACGCTACCACGGAACAACGCATCGCTTTGATTTCAGTCCACGGAGACCCGGCGATTGAAATAGGAAAGGAAGAAGCCGGCGGTCAGAATGTTTACGTCCGCAACGTAGGTGAAGCACTAGCGCGGCTAGGATGGCAGGTTGATATGTTTACCCGCCAAGTGAGTGCGGAGCAAGAAACAATTGTGCAGCACAGTCCCTTCTGCCGCACCATTCGCTTTCAAGCTGGGCCTTTAGAGTTTGTGCCAAGAGATAATCTTTTTGTTTATTTACCAGAATTTATTGAAAAGTTCCGCCAATTCCAGCAAGAAAACGGTATTACCTATCACTTAGTTCATACCAACTACTGGCTTTCTAGCTGGGTGGGGATGCAATTAAAGAAAATCCAAGGAAGTAAGCAGGTTCATACATACCACTCTTTAGGAGCAGTTAAGTACAACACCATAGACAATATTCCAGCAATTGCTAGTAAACGTTTAGCAGTAGAAAAAGAAGTATTAGAGACAGCAGAAACAATTGTGGCGACGAGTCCCCAAGAAAAGCAGCATATGCGATCGCTCGTTTCCACCAAAGGCAATATTGATATCATTCCCTGTGGTACAGATATTCGGCAATTTGGCTCTATAGATAGAGAAGCAGCGCGAGCTAAGTTAGGAATTGCATCTGATGCAAAAGTAGTATTGTACGTTGGCAGGTTTGACCCTCGTAAAGGTATAGAAACCGTAGTACGTGCCGTTGGAGCCTCAAAATTACGTGGTTCGGAAAATCTACAATTGATTATTGGTGGTGGTAGCACCCCAGGTAACAGCGACGGTATAGAACGCGATCGCATTGAAGGTATTATCGATGAGCTGGGTATGAAAGAGATGACCTCCCTACCCGGTCGCCTCTGTCAAACTGTCCTACCTACTTACTACGCTGCGGCTGATGTTTGCGTTGTTCCTAGCCACTACGAACCTTTTGGACTCGTAGCGATTGAAGCTATGGCTAGCGGTACACCAGTCATCGCCAGTGATGTGGGTGGTCTGCAATTTACTGTAGTTTCCGAAAAAACTGGGATATTAGCGCCACCTCGAGACGTACCAGCCTTTACAGATGCCATTGACCGCATTCTGATGAATCCCGAATGGCGAGAACAGTTAGGGAAAGCTGCGAGGGAACGTGTGATCAGTAAGTTTAGTTGGGATGGTGTGGCATCTCAGTTGAGTGAACTTTACACCCAACTGTTAGAACAGCCTGTAGTTCCAGATTTAGTACCAGCTTTGGTGTCTAGTTTGGAAAAATCTGTCGCGCAACCTGCGGCGCAAGTTAGTAAAGAACCAGCTTTGCAAAGATAA
- a CDS encoding response regulator encodes MKILLIEDDKQTNLVLAKALSTLNYQIETTNDGETGLELAKAFDYDLLILDVMLPKLDGISLCRQLRLEGSQVPILMLTAKDDISMRVMGLEAGADDYINKPFELSELIARIRALMRRGKTIVAKVLVWENLELDINIKEVTYAGKRLHLTPKEYGLLELFLQNPRRIFSRSVLLDRIWSADEFPGEEAVTTQIKGLRQKLKATGMTADFIETVYGLGYRLKEPKNQPQKQNLPSQNLSEKEQAEAKVMAVVANMREEFLKSFSEKFELLEQAIAQLSTVTPDKRILKQAQAEAHRLAGSLGCYGFLEGSKIARDIEQLLERYTVPYQRIALQLVELLKLLKQTLQQQPSSPVIPANAQITSSAHLLIVDDDTTLTERIKLEAISWGFNVDVAVDIKTARTILSLNSVEVILLDLSFPAKEENGLTFLAELSETHPEIPVLVLTTNNQLQNRVEAARLGAQSFLNKTMSAVEVLSAINIALNQQTATDAKVLVVDDDPLILKKVTTLLSPWGLQVTPLQESQRFWEVLESTKPDLLILDIEMPDFNGIELCQIIRNDHFWHRLPILFLSGHFEPEILYQVYLVGADDYIRKPIVEPELIARILNRLERTHLSKKLLHKYYQ; translated from the coding sequence GTGAAAATTCTTTTAATAGAAGATGACAAGCAGACAAATTTAGTTCTAGCGAAAGCGCTTTCGACTCTCAATTACCAAATAGAGACCACTAACGATGGTGAAACGGGATTAGAGTTAGCGAAGGCATTTGATTACGACTTGCTAATTTTGGATGTGATGCTACCAAAATTGGATGGGATTAGTCTTTGTCGCCAACTCCGTTTGGAAGGATCTCAAGTACCCATTCTGATGCTGACTGCTAAGGACGATATTAGTATGCGCGTCATGGGTTTAGAGGCGGGTGCAGATGATTATATTAACAAACCGTTTGAGCTATCAGAGCTCATCGCCAGAATTCGAGCTTTAATGCGGCGAGGTAAGACAATTGTTGCTAAGGTGTTAGTCTGGGAGAATTTAGAGCTTGATATTAACATCAAAGAAGTCACCTATGCTGGCAAGCGTCTGCACCTTACCCCTAAAGAGTATGGTTTGTTAGAACTTTTTTTGCAAAATCCGCGCCGCATATTTAGTAGAAGTGTTTTATTAGATAGAATTTGGTCTGCTGATGAGTTTCCTGGGGAAGAAGCGGTGACAACCCAAATCAAGGGTTTGCGCCAGAAACTAAAAGCAACAGGAATGACTGCAGATTTCATAGAAACAGTATATGGTTTAGGTTATCGGCTGAAAGAACCAAAAAATCAGCCACAAAAGCAAAATCTTCCCAGTCAGAATTTATCAGAGAAAGAGCAAGCCGAAGCCAAAGTCATGGCTGTAGTGGCAAATATGCGGGAAGAGTTTCTCAAAAGTTTTAGCGAAAAGTTTGAGTTACTAGAACAAGCGATCGCGCAATTATCAACTGTCACTCCAGATAAGCGGATATTAAAACAAGCACAGGCGGAAGCACACCGTTTAGCTGGTTCTTTGGGATGTTACGGTTTTCTAGAAGGTTCCAAAATAGCGCGTGACATAGAACAACTGCTAGAAAGATACACTGTTCCCTACCAGAGAATAGCTTTGCAGTTGGTAGAGTTACTGAAATTACTCAAACAAACATTGCAGCAACAGCCATCTTCACCAGTTATCCCTGCCAATGCTCAAATTACATCATCAGCACACCTGCTGATTGTTGATGACGATACGACCCTGACGGAACGTATTAAATTAGAAGCTATATCCTGGGGTTTTAATGTAGATGTAGCAGTAGATATCAAAACAGCGAGAACTATCCTTTCCTTAAATTCAGTCGAAGTTATTTTACTGGATTTATCATTTCCTGCTAAAGAAGAAAATGGTTTAACTTTTCTCGCGGAACTAAGCGAGACGCATCCAGAAATTCCTGTTTTAGTCTTGACTACTAATAATCAATTACAAAACAGGGTAGAAGCTGCTCGTTTAGGCGCACAAAGCTTTTTAAATAAAACCATGTCTGCTGTGGAGGTTTTAAGCGCTATTAATATAGCGCTTAATCAACAAACTGCTACAGATGCAAAAGTTTTAGTTGTGGATGACGATCCGCTCATACTCAAAAAGGTGACTACTTTGCTCTCACCTTGGGGATTACAAGTTACGCCATTACAAGAATCGCAAAGATTTTGGGAAGTATTAGAATCTACTAAACCAGATCTGTTAATTTTAGACATTGAGATGCCAGATTTTAATGGTATAGAATTATGCCAAATAATCCGGAATGATCATTTTTGGCATCGCTTACCAATTTTGTTTCTCTCTGGCCATTTTGAACCGGAAATACTCTATCAAGTTTATTTAGTTGGAGCCGACGACTACATCAGAAAACCAATTGTAGAGCCAGAATTAATTGCTCGGATTTTGAATCGGCTAGAACGGACACATCTGAGCAAAAAATTGTTACATAAATATTACCAGTAG
- a CDS encoding PAS domain-containing protein, translating into MQPLSQTQFLQKCPLTLAPNTSVEFAVQAMNQENSSYVLVVEQHQLVGIFTQRDLVKAIASGVNLSVATLSDVMTDNVITVKESELGDLFKILRLLKQQQISYLPVLDKEGKLVGAIALANMQAALLLEIEHREQVAQTQPNYQTQLDVILSSTRTIISRIRLLSAPEFRCEYISPSCQSILGYSPDEFLADPLLWASRLLPEDQNVILHHIQDAIQSEKILTIEYPFSHKDGSICWICDTFSSEWDEITQSWQVMSVKTDITQRKQTEEALRTSEERLQLALEASGEGVWDWNIITGYLYLSPRWCEMLGYAADELADDITTWEQLLHPEDRPWVMDVLQSHLMDSSIPYTFEYRMRTKSEGWKWIANYGKVVSRDKNGQALRMAGIHRNVTNRKRAEQALQEREAFLRAIGDNIPHSYIYQVIRERDGNYRFYYISAGVEATNGFHPTAVLADSSLLYNNLLPEDQLYVSQKQEESAQTMSVFDVQVREYTPQRDIRWIRLCSTPRHLDDGRICWDGIRLDITEQKLTEERLRKSTALLTEAQQVAQIGNWEYDLATQKITWTEELFHILNRDPALLEPSYDENLQIYQPQDAARLHKAVETTITTGESYKLILKRNPRPDGSIRYIEGTGQAEFNADGQVIRLYGTAQDITERFLAQQSLQKKEEFLSSIYNGVEQCIFVVDVLVDGEISFVDINPAYERLTGISALDIQGKTLDKLLPPEVASLVRQHYQACVTARETVTYEECLPISGQDTWWITSLTPLLDENSCVYRIVGSSTNISDRKRLELALQASESRLNNILTTANASIVCFRVFANYDWEYEYQSIGSEALFGYTPAEIVSDKQMWMSQVFAEDREQVLYPLFEEILAERTSTIEYRFHHKDGSLRWISATYSSHRDKVANCWIVTGVSIDISDRKRLELALQASEKRLQNILSTASASIFSFRISANQEWEYEYQSAASEIIFGYSPAEILADKKLWISRVLPEDRKQVMYARFQRSIAEGTNSIEYRFRHKDGAVRWISTTYSSVRQEETDTWVVIGVSIDVSSLKLAEEAMRQSETLFRTLSDSAPVGIFRSDTLGTNIYTNPRFQAICGLSLEESFGDSWLQYIHPEDLAVFWPQWQELATVNLEFCTELRYIRPDSTLRFLRITIVPIISSPHEIIGYVGTIEDITESRAIEKMKNEFISIVSHELRTPLASIRGALGLLSSGVLKTQPETAQQMLDIAYSDTERLVRLVNDILDLEHLESNKFSLVKQRCDAATLIRQSVEALQPLATANNVVLEMSLTSIQICVDPDRIMQTLLNLIGNAIKFSPANSTVTLSAEDLSDRILFKVQDQGRGIPHDMLETIFGRFQQVDASDSRQKGGTGLGLAICRGIVQQHGGTIWAQSVLGEGSIFYFTIPKPEV; encoded by the coding sequence ATGCAGCCACTCTCCCAAACTCAATTCCTGCAAAAGTGTCCGCTAACGCTAGCGCCGAATACATCAGTTGAGTTTGCAGTCCAAGCCATGAACCAAGAAAACAGCAGCTATGTCTTGGTTGTAGAGCAACACCAGCTTGTAGGAATTTTTACTCAAAGAGATTTGGTAAAGGCGATCGCATCTGGTGTGAATTTGAGTGTGGCGACTTTATCAGATGTAATGACTGACAATGTCATTACTGTTAAGGAATCTGAGTTAGGCGACTTATTTAAGATATTGCGACTGCTGAAACAGCAGCAAATTTCCTACCTACCAGTTTTAGACAAAGAGGGAAAATTAGTAGGTGCGATCGCGCTTGCGAATATGCAAGCAGCATTGCTCCTAGAAATTGAGCATCGTGAACAAGTTGCACAAACTCAACCAAATTACCAAACTCAGCTTGATGTCATTCTGAGCAGCACGAGAACAATTATTAGTAGAATTCGGCTACTATCCGCGCCAGAATTCCGTTGTGAATATATCTCTCCTAGCTGTCAAAGCATTTTAGGATATTCTCCTGATGAATTCTTAGCAGATCCTCTGCTTTGGGCTTCTAGGCTATTACCAGAAGATCAGAATGTGATTTTGCATCATATTCAGGATGCGATTCAGTCTGAGAAAATACTTACCATCGAGTATCCCTTCAGTCACAAAGATGGATCAATTTGCTGGATTTGCGATACTTTTAGTTCCGAGTGGGATGAAATTACCCAATCCTGGCAGGTAATGAGTGTCAAAACAGACATCACTCAGCGCAAACAAACCGAAGAAGCCTTACGCACAAGTGAAGAACGCTTGCAGCTAGCCTTAGAAGCCTCTGGAGAAGGGGTTTGGGATTGGAACATAATTACAGGGTATCTTTATCTCAGCCCTCGTTGGTGTGAAATGCTTGGCTATGCTGCTGATGAACTAGCTGATGATATCACTACTTGGGAGCAATTGCTGCATCCAGAAGACCGTCCTTGGGTAATGGATGTACTACAATCTCACCTGATGGATAGTTCCATTCCCTACACTTTTGAATATCGAATGCGAACTAAATCGGAAGGGTGGAAATGGATTGCTAACTATGGCAAAGTCGTGAGTCGAGATAAAAACGGTCAAGCTTTACGGATGGCGGGAATTCACCGCAATGTGACCAATCGCAAACGCGCCGAACAAGCTTTACAAGAACGCGAAGCTTTTTTAAGGGCAATAGGAGATAACATTCCCCATAGTTATATTTACCAAGTAATCCGCGAAAGGGATGGTAATTATCGCTTCTACTATATTAGTGCTGGTGTGGAAGCTACAAATGGATTCCATCCCACAGCAGTTTTAGCAGATTCCAGCTTACTCTATAACAACTTGCTCCCAGAGGATCAACTTTACGTCAGCCAGAAACAAGAGGAATCTGCCCAAACAATGTCAGTCTTCGATGTTCAGGTGCGAGAATATACCCCGCAGAGAGATATTCGTTGGATACGCCTCTGCTCCACACCTCGGCATTTAGATGATGGGCGGATTTGTTGGGATGGTATTCGACTGGATATTACCGAACAGAAATTAACTGAAGAAAGACTACGCAAAAGCACGGCTCTACTTACAGAAGCTCAACAGGTAGCTCAAATTGGCAACTGGGAATATGATTTAGCTACACAAAAAATTACTTGGACGGAAGAGCTTTTCCATATCTTAAACCGAGATCCAGCACTACTAGAACCTAGCTATGATGAAAACCTGCAAATTTATCAGCCACAAGATGCAGCAAGGTTGCACAAAGCCGTTGAAACCACAATTACAACTGGTGAATCATATAAGCTCATACTAAAACGCAATCCCCGTCCTGATGGCTCTATCCGCTACATTGAAGGTACTGGACAAGCCGAGTTCAATGCTGATGGACAAGTAATTCGGCTTTATGGAACCGCCCAAGATATTACAGAGCGTTTCTTAGCACAACAAAGCTTACAGAAAAAGGAAGAATTTTTAAGCAGTATTTATAACGGTGTTGAACAATGTATTTTCGTAGTTGATGTTTTGGTAGATGGTGAAATTTCCTTTGTAGATATCAACCCTGCCTATGAACGGTTAACAGGGATTAGTGCTTTAGACATCCAAGGTAAAACATTAGATAAGTTACTACCACCAGAAGTTGCATCATTAGTGCGCCAGCATTATCAAGCCTGTGTTACCGCGAGAGAGACTGTTACCTATGAGGAATGTTTACCAATCTCCGGACAAGATACTTGGTGGATCACTAGTTTAACTCCTTTACTTGACGAAAATTCATGTGTGTATCGTATCGTTGGTAGCAGTACAAATATTAGCGATCGCAAACGGTTAGAACTAGCACTGCAAGCTTCTGAAAGCCGATTAAATAATATTCTCACTACAGCTAACGCTTCTATTGTGTGTTTTCGTGTCTTTGCCAATTACGACTGGGAATATGAGTATCAGTCTATAGGTAGTGAAGCTCTATTTGGCTATACTCCGGCAGAAATTGTATCTGACAAACAGATGTGGATGTCACAGGTATTTGCAGAAGATAGAGAACAAGTTTTATATCCGCTGTTTGAGGAAATTTTGGCGGAACGCACTAGTACTATTGAGTATCGGTTTCATCACAAAGATGGTTCTCTGCGCTGGATTTCTGCAACTTACTCCTCCCATCGAGACAAAGTGGCTAATTGTTGGATTGTCACGGGAGTAAGCATTGATATTAGCGATCGCAAACGCTTAGAACTAGCACTGCAAGCTTCTGAAAAACGATTACAAAATATTCTCTCTACAGCCAGTGCTTCTATATTTAGTTTTCGGATCTCTGCTAATCAAGAATGGGAATATGAATATCAGTCTGCTGCTAGCGAAATAATTTTTGGTTATTCTCCTGCAGAAATTCTAGCAGATAAAAAGCTGTGGATTTCACGGGTATTGCCAGAAGACAGAAAACAAGTTATGTATGCTCGGTTTCAGCGAAGTATTGCTGAAGGTACTAACTCTATAGAGTATAGATTCCGTCACAAAGATGGTGCTGTTCGCTGGATTTCCACCACTTATTCTTCTGTTCGCCAAGAAGAAACTGATACTTGGGTGGTTATTGGTGTCAGCATTGATGTTAGCAGCCTTAAACTAGCTGAAGAAGCCATGCGCCAAAGCGAAACTTTATTTCGGACTCTCAGCGATTCTGCACCTGTCGGTATTTTTAGAAGCGATACTTTGGGCACAAATATCTATACAAATCCCCGCTTTCAAGCAATTTGCGGATTAAGTTTAGAAGAATCGTTTGGTGATAGCTGGTTACAGTATATTCATCCAGAAGATTTAGCAGTATTCTGGCCCCAGTGGCAAGAGTTAGCAACTGTCAACCTAGAGTTTTGTACGGAGTTGCGTTACATTCGCCCCGATTCAACATTACGCTTTTTACGCATCACTATTGTCCCAATCATCTCTTCTCCTCATGAAATTATAGGGTACGTTGGCACAATCGAAGATATTACTGAAAGTCGCGCAATTGAGAAAATGAAAAATGAATTTATCTCAATTGTGAGCCATGAATTACGAACACCTTTAGCTTCTATTCGCGGTGCTTTAGGATTGCTGTCATCTGGAGTATTAAAAACGCAACCAGAAACGGCTCAACAAATGTTAGATATTGCTTACAGCGATACGGAACGTTTAGTACGTTTAGTAAATGATATTTTAGATTTGGAACATTTAGAATCCAACAAATTTTCTCTTGTTAAGCAGCGGTGTGATGCTGCTACACTGATACGCCAATCTGTCGAAGCTTTACAGCCTTTAGCTACAGCTAATAATGTTGTATTAGAGATGTCGCTAACCTCTATCCAGATATGCGTAGACCCCGATCGCATTATGCAAACCCTGCTTAACTTAATTGGGAATGCCATCAAATTTTCCCCAGCGAATAGTACAGTCACGCTAAGTGCCGAAGATTTGAGCGATCGCATTTTATTTAAAGTTCAAGACCAAGGTCGAGGCATACCTCATGATATGTTAGAAACTATTTTTGGACGCTTTCAACAAGTTGATGCCAGCGATTCCCGCCAAAAAGGTGGCACAGGTTTAGGATTAGCTATTTGTCGTGGTATTGTGCAACAACATGGTGGCACAATTTGGGCACAAAGTGTTTTAGGTGAAGGGAGTATTTTTTATTTTACAATTCCTAAACCAGAAGTATAA
- a CDS encoding response regulator, which produces MSKKRILVIDDEKNLCTVIKACLENIGSWQVLVAQSGSEGLAVAKSEHPDAILLDVMMPDINGMLLFQRLQENLTTNNIPVILLTAKVQTVDLKEFSQLSIAGVISKPFDPLRLSELVANTLGWQF; this is translated from the coding sequence ATGTCAAAAAAACGCATTTTAGTCATTGATGATGAAAAAAATCTCTGTACAGTGATTAAAGCTTGTTTAGAAAATATTGGAAGTTGGCAAGTCTTAGTGGCACAATCTGGTAGTGAAGGTCTAGCTGTAGCTAAAAGTGAACATCCAGATGCAATTTTGTTAGATGTTATGATGCCAGATATCAATGGAATGTTGCTGTTTCAACGGCTACAAGAAAATTTGACCACTAATAATATACCCGTAATTTTACTAACAGCTAAAGTCCAAACAGTAGATTTAAAGGAATTTTCCCAATTGTCCATTGCAGGAGTGATTTCTAAACCGTTTGATCCTTTGCGTTTATCAGAACTAGTTGCAAACACTCTGGGGTGGCAGTTTTAA
- a CDS encoding response regulator, translating into MSRKRILLIDDEKSLSTVIQACLENLADWTVLKAESGREGLLKAQTEKLNAILLDVMMPDLDGFTVLQELKKNPVTQSIPVMLITAKVEPTKHEQYAQLGIAGVINKPFDPLRLAEQVAGILGWN; encoded by the coding sequence ATGTCCAGAAAACGTATTCTTTTGATTGATGATGAAAAATCGCTGTCCACAGTAATTCAAGCCTGTCTAGAAAATTTAGCCGATTGGACAGTACTAAAAGCTGAATCTGGCAGAGAAGGCTTACTTAAAGCCCAAACTGAAAAGCTAAATGCTATTTTGCTTGATGTCATGATGCCAGATTTAGATGGATTTACTGTGTTACAAGAGTTAAAAAAGAACCCTGTAACTCAAAGTATTCCAGTTATGTTGATCACTGCTAAAGTGGAACCTACTAAGCATGAACAATATGCCCAGTTAGGAATTGCAGGCGTGATTAATAAACCTTTTGATCCTTTACGGCTGGCGGAACAGGTAGCAGGCATTTTGGGTTGGAATTAA